A region from the Halobacillus mangrovi genome encodes:
- the pxpB gene encoding 5-oxoprolinase subunit PxpB: MKLTYHALGDTGMQIVFGSEISEQTNQSIRMVADELKQHPIEGVVEWVPAYTTLTLYYQPSVVTYDELQAKITDLYEVLQEQKGSVSDSLAFLLPTYYGGETGEDLSVVAEQNGLSEEDVVHIHSSQDYLIYMMGFVPGFPYLGGMSEKIATPRRGDPRPEIAPGSVGIAGSQTGVYPLKSPGGWQLIGQTPVKLYDPDKEQPILLESGSYIRFVPISKQEFDEIESAVERGEYTVQTEEKKGVPS, translated from the coding sequence ATGAAGCTAACGTATCATGCCCTTGGCGATACAGGGATGCAAATCGTCTTTGGCAGTGAGATTTCTGAACAGACCAATCAGTCGATCCGAATGGTTGCTGATGAATTGAAGCAGCACCCGATTGAAGGGGTGGTGGAATGGGTGCCGGCGTATACGACATTAACCCTCTATTACCAGCCAAGCGTCGTAACCTATGACGAGTTACAAGCAAAAATCACAGACCTCTATGAGGTGCTTCAGGAGCAAAAAGGATCCGTATCTGATTCTCTTGCCTTTCTCCTTCCTACGTACTATGGAGGGGAGACGGGTGAAGACTTGTCTGTCGTCGCTGAACAGAACGGGTTGAGTGAAGAAGACGTCGTGCACATTCATTCAAGTCAGGATTATCTCATTTACATGATGGGCTTTGTTCCAGGGTTCCCTTATTTAGGAGGCATGTCTGAGAAGATTGCCACACCAAGGCGTGGAGACCCTCGTCCTGAGATTGCCCCGGGATCTGTCGGAATCGCCGGCAGCCAAACGGGCGTCTATCCGTTGAAATCTCCGGGTGGCTGGCAGCTCATCGGGCAGACGCCTGTGAAATTATATGACCCCGATAAGGAACAGCCGATTTTATTGGAATCCGGAAGCTACATCCGGTTTGTTCCTATCAGTAAACAGGAATTCGATGAAATCGAGAGCGCTGTCGAGCGCGGGGAGTATACCGTTCAAACGGAAGAGAAGAAGGGAGTCCCTTCATGA
- a CDS encoding 5-oxoprolinase subunit C family protein, whose amino-acid sequence MSNPVFKIVKPGLLTTIQDEGRFGYQQYGIVASGAMDPYALKMANFLVGNEGHEAAIEVTVMGPEIEVLGEATLAICGGDLSPKLNGEKVPTWKSFDVKEGDRLQFGQPVQGARAYISVAGGFDLPVVMGSKSTYLKAEIGGYEGRALAKGDVLSKIGNQKAVTGRALHHDEIPDYTRDMEIRVVPGPHLDAFTESSLDTFLSSEYAVTPQSDRMGFRLKGPKLEHETSADIISEAIPLGGIQVPASGDPIILMAERQTTGGYTRIATVISSDIPYLAQAMPGSHIRFREVTVEEAQQLSNEKERFIRTLEKVSRVGRT is encoded by the coding sequence ATGTCTAATCCAGTATTTAAAATTGTCAAACCCGGCCTGCTCACGACAATTCAGGATGAGGGGAGATTCGGGTACCAGCAATATGGGATCGTCGCTTCAGGTGCCATGGATCCGTATGCGCTGAAGATGGCTAATTTCTTAGTCGGAAATGAAGGTCACGAAGCGGCGATCGAAGTGACGGTGATGGGTCCGGAGATCGAGGTCCTTGGAGAAGCGACCCTTGCCATTTGTGGAGGAGATCTATCGCCGAAGTTGAACGGTGAAAAGGTACCGACCTGGAAAAGCTTTGACGTGAAAGAAGGAGACCGGCTTCAATTTGGGCAGCCGGTTCAGGGAGCGAGAGCGTATATCAGCGTGGCCGGTGGCTTTGATCTCCCTGTTGTGATGGGAAGTAAATCGACGTATTTGAAAGCAGAGATCGGCGGTTATGAAGGACGTGCTTTAGCCAAAGGCGATGTGCTTTCAAAAATCGGCAACCAAAAAGCCGTAACCGGTCGAGCGCTCCATCACGATGAAATCCCTGATTACACGCGTGACATGGAAATCCGTGTCGTACCGGGACCTCACCTGGATGCGTTTACCGAGTCTTCCCTGGACACTTTCCTGTCTTCGGAGTATGCAGTGACGCCACAATCGGACCGGATGGGGTTCAGGCTGAAAGGGCCGAAGCTTGAGCATGAGACTTCAGCCGATATTATCTCAGAAGCGATTCCGCTCGGCGGCATTCAAGTCCCGGCGAGTGGTGACCCCATTATTCTAATGGCGGAGCGTCAGACAACAGGCGGATATACAAGGATCGCCACCGTCATATCCAGTGACATCCCTTACCTGGCCCAGGCGATGCCTGGCAGTCACATCCGTTTCCGTGAGGTGACCGTCGAAGAAGCCCAGCAGCTTTCTAATGAGAAGGAACGGTTTATTCGTACATTAGAAAAAGTATCTCGCGTAGGCAGAACGTAA
- the accB gene encoding acetyl-CoA carboxylase biotin carboxyl carrier protein gives MLNSKEIIDIINHVNGSTVDGVHYEHKDFVLKVTNQGSGKKEGTKQEKPVSRPVQKEEEKPHEAQSPDDSRKESTKNELDTHTITASMVGVFYDTPSPDEPAFIQEGDTVDEDTVVCVLEAMKMFNDVHADVKGTVKEILVNNGELVEFGQPLFVVEPA, from the coding sequence ATGTTAAATTCAAAAGAAATCATCGACATTATTAACCATGTGAACGGTTCAACCGTGGATGGCGTTCATTATGAGCATAAGGATTTCGTTTTAAAGGTAACCAATCAAGGCTCAGGCAAAAAAGAAGGTACCAAACAGGAGAAGCCGGTGAGCCGTCCTGTTCAGAAGGAGGAAGAAAAGCCTCACGAAGCACAATCTCCGGATGACTCCCGCAAGGAATCCACCAAAAATGAACTGGACACACATACGATTACCGCTTCGATGGTTGGCGTGTTTTATGATACCCCGTCTCCTGATGAGCCTGCCTTCATCCAGGAAGGAGATACCGTGGACGAGGATACCGTCGTCTGTGTGTTAGAAGCCATGAAAATGTTCAATGACGTTCATGCCGACGTGAAAGGTACGGTAAAGGAAATCCTTGTGAATAACGGAGAGCTTGTTGAATTCGGACAACCGTTATTTGTCGTGGAACCAGCATGA
- the accC gene encoding acetyl-CoA carboxylase biotin carboxylase subunit, whose amino-acid sequence MGIKKVLVANRGEIAVRIIRACHELNMEAVAIYSEADKDALHVQLADESYCIGKASSTESYLNVANIMTVALNADVDAIHPGYGFLSENAQFAEICEDNDVIFVGPSKRAIQQMGMKDVARETMEKANVPIVPGSDGIVQSNEEATRLAHDIGFPVIIKAASGGGGKGIRVVEKEEELTKALNVTKQEAEKAFGNPGVYIEKFIEDFRHIEIQVLGDRYGNVIHLGERDCSIQRNMQKLVEETPSPALSEAVRAQMGEAAVRAAKAVDYTGAGTIEFIYDHTGNFYFMEMNTRIQVEHPVTEMVTGIDLVKEQLNVANGQPLSYQQEDVVLNGWSMECRINAEDPSNGFMPSAGKVDTYIPPGGFGVRVDSAVYQGYSIPPFYDSMVAKLITYGETREEARARMKRALREFKVSGIHTTIDFHRNLLTHEKFIEGDFNTKFLELHEVKG is encoded by the coding sequence ATGGGAATCAAGAAAGTGTTAGTGGCGAATCGGGGCGAAATCGCGGTTCGGATCATCCGGGCCTGCCATGAATTAAACATGGAGGCGGTCGCTATCTACTCAGAAGCAGACAAGGATGCTCTTCATGTGCAGCTGGCAGATGAAAGCTATTGCATCGGGAAGGCCTCTTCGACCGAGAGCTACTTGAACGTCGCCAACATCATGACCGTTGCCTTAAATGCCGACGTTGATGCCATCCACCCCGGTTATGGGTTTCTGTCAGAAAATGCTCAGTTTGCTGAGATTTGCGAGGACAACGATGTGATTTTCGTTGGACCGAGTAAGCGAGCGATTCAGCAAATGGGAATGAAGGATGTTGCGAGAGAAACGATGGAAAAAGCCAATGTCCCCATTGTTCCTGGATCGGATGGAATCGTTCAAAGCAACGAAGAAGCGACGCGCCTTGCTCACGACATCGGCTTTCCGGTGATTATCAAAGCCGCATCCGGCGGGGGTGGAAAAGGCATTCGTGTTGTTGAAAAAGAGGAAGAACTGACCAAGGCGCTGAACGTCACCAAACAAGAAGCAGAAAAAGCGTTCGGGAATCCAGGGGTTTATATTGAGAAGTTCATCGAAGATTTCAGACATATCGAAATTCAGGTTCTCGGCGATCGTTATGGTAATGTCATTCACCTCGGGGAAAGAGACTGCTCGATCCAGCGCAACATGCAAAAGCTCGTTGAAGAAACGCCGTCCCCTGCACTAAGTGAAGCGGTACGTGCGCAAATGGGAGAAGCAGCCGTGCGTGCGGCCAAAGCGGTCGACTACACAGGAGCCGGCACCATCGAATTCATTTATGATCACACCGGTAACTTTTATTTCATGGAGATGAATACAAGGATTCAAGTGGAGCACCCCGTGACGGAAATGGTAACAGGGATCGATCTCGTCAAAGAACAATTGAACGTAGCTAATGGTCAACCGCTGTCCTATCAACAAGAAGATGTTGTTCTGAATGGCTGGTCCATGGAATGCCGGATTAACGCTGAAGATCCTTCCAACGGATTCATGCCATCCGCGGGGAAAGTCGATACCTACATCCCTCCAGGAGGCTTTGGCGTCCGCGTCGACTCTGCCGTCTATCAAGGCTACAGCATTCCTCCGTTTTACGATTCGATGGTTGCGAAATTAATTACTTATGGAGAGACTCGTGAGGAAGCACGAGCCCGAATGAAACGGGCTCTGAGAGAATTTAAAGTCTCCGGTATTCATACAACGATTGATTTTCATAGAAACTTGTTAACTCATGAGAAGTTCATCGAGGGAGATTTTAATACGAAGTTTCTAGAGTTGCATGAAGTTAAAGGTTGA
- a CDS encoding ABC transporter permease: MAVIVRTENMEVAITLILALGGVLLGGLWMPVEFIPEVVQNISKALPQYWALQGYKEVILSDGGVSDIWLNLIILIVAGVAGGILALVSYPRFLRQSRS, from the coding sequence ATGGCTGTGATTGTGAGAACGGAAAATATGGAGGTTGCCATAACGCTGATTCTTGCCTTAGGAGGTGTGCTCTTAGGCGGCTTATGGATGCCGGTTGAGTTTATACCGGAGGTCGTTCAGAACATCAGTAAAGCTTTGCCTCAGTACTGGGCACTGCAGGGATACAAAGAGGTCATTCTATCTGATGGAGGCGTGTCTGATATCTGGCTGAATCTAATAATCCTGATTGTGGCTGGAGTCGCGGGCGGAATTCTGGCATTAGTCTCTTACCCTCGTTTCCTGCGGCAATCCCGAAGCTAA
- the rlmH gene encoding 23S rRNA (pseudouridine(1915)-N(3))-methyltransferase RlmH, with protein sequence MKITIVTVGKLKEKYLKQGIAEYVKRLGPYAKVDVVEVADEKAPENLSQAQMEEVKEKEGERILSKISQDSYVITLEIEGKKLTSEKLAKKVDDLATYGKSKVAFVIGGSLGLSDKVLERSNFGLSFSNMTFPHQLMRLMLLEQVYRAFKIIRNEPYHK encoded by the coding sequence ATGAAAATTACCATCGTCACAGTCGGAAAACTGAAAGAAAAATATTTGAAGCAAGGCATTGCCGAATATGTCAAACGCCTCGGCCCGTATGCGAAGGTTGATGTCGTGGAAGTCGCTGATGAAAAAGCACCGGAGAATCTGAGCCAAGCACAAATGGAGGAAGTGAAGGAAAAAGAAGGGGAGCGGATCCTTTCGAAGATTTCACAGGACAGTTATGTCATCACCTTAGAAATCGAAGGCAAGAAGCTGACTTCAGAAAAGCTCGCCAAAAAGGTGGACGACCTTGCGACATATGGAAAAAGTAAGGTGGCTTTTGTAATCGGTGGGTCGCTGGGATTAAGTGATAAGGTGTTGGAGCGAAGTAATTTTGGTTTGTCGTTTTCGAATATGACGTTTCCTCACCAGTTAATGCGTTTGATGCTGTTGGAGCAAGTATATAGGGCATTTAAGATTATTAGGAACGAGCCTTATCATAAGTAA
- a CDS encoding DUF2075 domain-containing protein, with the protein MIVYEATKKDFCNDVFQDTLVTNIVTNYNNRIGHINQNEVRSWNNSMQYMYRVLMDNEIPEDAGIAIEFQIPHTSKRVDLLISGKDGEGGSVVVVELKQWEKIEKIAGKEAIVKTIINRGMRETTHPSYQAWSYAALIKDYNENAQKEDINLYPCAYLHNYNALGTEDPLTDKVYGYYVEMAPVFVKGGAADLRSFIKRHIKFGDNKENLYKIESGRIRPSKSLQDSLNSMLKGNEEFIMIDDQKVIYETALQLAKKATRTGTKQVLIVRGGPGTGKSVLAVNLLVELTNRSLVTQYVTKNAAPRKVYANKLKKDFRKGHIDNLFKGSGSYVDAPENEFDVLIVDEAHRLNEKSGMFQHLGENQIKEIINASKLSIFFIDERQRVTLKDKGNVKTIEEFAQAEKAEITLGYLESQFRCNGSDGFLAWVDDVLEIRQTANADFIDSSYDVQIFSDPNELFNTIQELNKGNNKSRLVAGYCWDWIKEGKNQSDVHDIQIKEKNFAKSWNLGNSETWAIDEESVHEVGCIHTCQGLEFDYVGVIIGDDLIFENGQIKTDYTQRASTDSSLRGIKKMAKSNPQKAERVADEIIRNTYRTLLTRGQKGCYIYCTNKDLEEYLKYRVNYLSKTYSNKIAEEVEEYK; encoded by the coding sequence ATGATAGTTTACGAAGCTACAAAAAAAGACTTCTGCAACGATGTCTTCCAAGATACTCTCGTTACCAATATTGTTACTAACTATAACAACAGAATTGGTCATATTAACCAGAACGAAGTAAGGTCTTGGAATAATTCTATGCAATATATGTACCGTGTCCTTATGGATAATGAGATACCTGAAGATGCAGGTATAGCTATCGAATTTCAAATTCCTCATACTTCTAAAAGAGTTGACTTGCTTATCTCCGGCAAGGATGGGGAAGGTGGCTCTGTCGTTGTTGTGGAATTAAAACAGTGGGAGAAAATTGAAAAAATAGCAGGCAAAGAGGCCATAGTGAAAACAATTATTAATCGAGGGATGCGAGAAACCACTCACCCTTCTTATCAAGCATGGTCTTATGCTGCCCTTATAAAAGACTACAATGAGAATGCTCAAAAGGAGGATATAAACCTCTACCCTTGTGCTTATCTACATAATTACAATGCTTTAGGCACTGAAGATCCTTTGACGGATAAAGTTTATGGGTACTATGTTGAAATGGCACCTGTATTTGTTAAAGGTGGCGCAGCTGATCTACGGTCCTTTATAAAGCGGCATATAAAGTTTGGAGACAATAAAGAAAACTTATATAAAATAGAGAGTGGTCGCATTAGACCCTCAAAATCGTTACAAGACTCCTTAAATAGCATGCTTAAAGGTAACGAAGAGTTTATCATGATTGATGACCAAAAAGTTATCTACGAAACCGCGTTGCAGCTGGCTAAGAAAGCAACAAGAACAGGGACTAAACAGGTACTCATCGTACGTGGTGGACCAGGGACTGGGAAGTCAGTTTTAGCTGTAAATCTACTCGTTGAATTAACGAACCGAAGTCTTGTTACTCAATATGTCACTAAAAATGCAGCGCCTCGAAAGGTATACGCCAATAAGTTAAAGAAAGATTTCCGTAAAGGCCATATCGATAATTTGTTTAAAGGGTCAGGTAGTTATGTGGATGCTCCTGAAAATGAATTTGATGTACTGATAGTAGATGAAGCTCACCGATTAAATGAAAAGTCAGGAATGTTCCAACACCTGGGTGAGAACCAAATAAAAGAAATTATAAATGCTTCTAAACTATCTATCTTTTTTATTGATGAGAGACAGAGAGTCACTTTAAAAGATAAAGGTAATGTTAAGACGATTGAGGAATTTGCCCAAGCAGAGAAGGCAGAGATTACACTAGGGTACTTGGAATCACAGTTTCGGTGTAATGGGTCAGATGGGTTTCTAGCATGGGTAGATGATGTATTAGAAATTAGACAAACGGCCAATGCTGACTTTATTGATAGTAGTTATGATGTACAGATTTTTTCAGATCCAAATGAACTGTTTAATACCATTCAAGAATTAAATAAGGGAAATAATAAATCTCGCCTAGTAGCCGGTTACTGTTGGGACTGGATTAAAGAGGGGAAAAACCAGTCTGATGTGCACGACATTCAAATTAAAGAGAAGAACTTCGCTAAAAGCTGGAACTTAGGTAATTCTGAAACATGGGCAATAGATGAAGAGTCTGTTCATGAAGTTGGTTGCATTCACACCTGTCAGGGGTTGGAATTTGACTATGTGGGTGTAATTATTGGTGATGATTTAATCTTTGAAAACGGTCAAATAAAAACGGATTATACTCAAAGAGCTAGTACAGATAGTTCCCTTAGAGGAATCAAGAAAATGGCAAAAAGTAACCCACAGAAAGCTGAGCGTGTAGCAGATGAGATCATTCGTAATACCTATAGAACTTTACTGACCCGAGGACAGAAAGGTTGTTATATTTATTGCACTAATAAGGATTTGGAAGAATATTTAAAGTATAGAGTAAATTATTTATCGAAGACTTATAGCAATAAAATTGCAGAAGAAGTAGAAGAATACAAGTAA